A single Lactuca sativa cultivar Salinas chromosome 8, Lsat_Salinas_v11, whole genome shotgun sequence DNA region contains:
- the LOC111899309 gene encoding 10 kDa chaperonin, mitochondrial: MAKRLIPCLNRVLVEKIVPPSKTTAGILLPEKSSKLNSGKVIAVGPGTRDKSGNTIPVGLKEGDTVLLPEYGGTEVKLGEKQYHLFRDEDILGTLHD, translated from the exons ATGGCCAAGCGTCTAATCCCGTGTCTCAACAGAGTTTTGGTGGAGAAGATCGTTCCTCCCTCCAAAACCACCGCTGGCATTCTCCTCCCTGAGAAATCCTCCAAG TTGAATTCCGGCAAAGTTATTGCAGTTGGTCCTGGAACTCGCGATAAATCAGGTAACACGATTCCGGTGGGTCTAAAGGAAGGAGATACAGTTCTCTTGCCTGAATACGGAGGCACGGAAGTTAAGCTCGGTGAAAAACA GTATCATTTATTCAGGGATGAGGATATTTTGGGAACTTTGCATGACTGA